From Anaerohalosphaera lusitana, one genomic window encodes:
- a CDS encoding family 78 glycoside hydrolase catalytic domain: MRRYLVFFIMVVLFSQINTIADTHPGSPEPDFKAAKPVWPKGRSLEKNLFVGFRTVLEDIDSTETLILRISGSSAFRIMLDGRLVGYGPARGPHGYYRVDEWDIPADNEKAILAIEVAGYNVNSYYLLDQPAFLQAELLQDGKVIAATGSKDNGFETVILNERVQKVQRYSFQRPFIEYYRLTPGYRSWFTDPSFFRTAVDCEMLENRRLIPRRVGYPTFKHIAPVQTYSAGKILQNNEVEHPWRNRSLVNIGPKLKGYKLENLDLVLSDEVQQIKTESKDILQDDYSAVPDYLTKSDYRIYDFGTNLTGFIGLDVTCKKDARIILTFDEILSDKDVSFLRLSCVNAIGYELAPGSYKLLSFEPYTLQHLKVMVLEGECDISNVQLTEYAYPGTGRATFDCSDERLNKLFCAAKQTFRQNTLDTFMDCPSRERAGWLCDSFFTSRVALDMTGSAVVEKVFFENYLLPEKFEHLPDGMLPMCYPADHNDGVYIPNWAMWFVLQLQEYGNRSRDDKMLSDLEPRVMALLDFLSQYENSDGLLENLPSWVFIEWSAANRFVQDVNYPSNMLYAAVLEAASEMYDKPKLAKKAQSVRETILNQSFDGTFFVDNAERTDDGSLEVTENRTEVCQYFAFYFDVASPETHPDLWKKLVNDFGPQRSKTKAFPEIHPANAFVGNYLRMELLSERSLTKQLRSELTSYFLEMAETTGTLWENMSPAASCNHGFASHVAHCLYRDILGVRNVDIPSKTVTLRLQNMGLEFCTGQIPTPNGVISISWKEDASGGFSANIELPREYDLELDPRCSPEFRISCNGKPLLDR; the protein is encoded by the coding sequence ATGCGCAGATATCTTGTGTTTTTCATTATGGTCGTTCTTTTTTCTCAGATCAATACAATAGCCGATACACATCCGGGTTCGCCCGAACCTGATTTTAAAGCTGCCAAACCTGTCTGGCCAAAGGGACGAAGTCTCGAAAAGAATCTTTTTGTCGGCTTTCGAACTGTTCTCGAAGACATAGATTCCACCGAAACTTTGATCCTGCGTATAAGCGGTTCGTCCGCATTTCGTATTATGCTTGACGGCCGTTTGGTTGGTTATGGCCCCGCCCGTGGGCCCCATGGCTATTATCGTGTTGATGAATGGGACATACCTGCGGATAATGAAAAAGCTATACTTGCAATTGAGGTCGCAGGCTATAATGTCAACAGCTACTACCTGCTCGATCAACCGGCTTTCCTCCAGGCCGAGCTTTTGCAGGATGGTAAGGTGATAGCTGCAACCGGCTCAAAAGATAACGGGTTTGAGACAGTTATCTTGAATGAACGCGTGCAGAAAGTACAAAGATACAGCTTTCAGCGTCCTTTCATTGAATACTACCGGCTCACGCCTGGATATCGAAGTTGGTTTACGGATCCCAGTTTCTTTCGAACTGCCGTCGATTGTGAAATGCTAGAGAATCGAAGACTTATCCCTCGGCGAGTGGGCTATCCAACCTTTAAGCATATTGCACCTGTGCAAACTTATTCTGCTGGAAAAATTTTACAAAACAATGAAGTCGAACACCCATGGCGAAACCGCTCCCTGGTCAATATAGGCCCAAAGCTGAAAGGTTATAAGCTCGAAAACCTCGATCTCGTTTTGTCTGACGAGGTCCAGCAGATCAAAACCGAATCGAAAGATATTCTGCAAGATGATTACTCTGCCGTACCAGACTATCTCACTAAAAGCGATTACCGAATCTATGACTTCGGCACGAATCTTACCGGCTTTATTGGTCTTGATGTGACCTGCAAAAAGGATGCGAGGATAATTCTCACTTTCGATGAGATCCTAAGTGACAAGGATGTGAGTTTTCTCCGTCTAAGCTGCGTCAATGCGATCGGATATGAACTCGCGCCCGGCAGTTACAAGCTTTTATCTTTCGAACCCTACACCCTGCAGCACCTCAAGGTCATGGTCCTTGAAGGCGAGTGCGATATTTCCAACGTCCAGCTCACCGAGTACGCATATCCTGGCACCGGCCGAGCGACGTTTGACTGCTCCGACGAGCGTCTCAACAAATTGTTCTGCGCCGCAAAACAAACTTTTCGGCAGAACACCCTGGATACATTTATGGACTGCCCGTCCCGAGAACGTGCTGGCTGGCTTTGTGACAGCTTTTTCACATCCCGCGTTGCACTCGACATGACAGGCAGTGCTGTTGTGGAAAAGGTGTTCTTCGAGAACTATCTATTGCCTGAAAAATTCGAACATCTACCGGATGGAATGCTTCCGATGTGTTATCCTGCGGACCATAATGACGGCGTTTACATCCCCAACTGGGCCATGTGGTTCGTTCTCCAGCTTCAGGAATACGGCAACCGCTCCCGCGACGATAAAATGCTTAGCGATCTCGAACCACGCGTGATGGCTTTGCTTGATTTCCTCTCGCAGTATGAAAACTCTGACGGCTTGCTCGAAAATCTGCCCTCCTGGGTATTTATAGAATGGTCCGCAGCAAACCGTTTCGTTCAGGATGTCAACTACCCCAGCAACATGCTCTACGCTGCTGTCCTCGAAGCTGCAAGTGAAATGTACGACAAGCCCAAGCTCGCTAAAAAGGCCCAGAGCGTACGCGAAACTATCCTTAACCAGTCATTCGACGGCACCTTCTTCGTAGACAATGCCGAAAGAACAGACGACGGCTCGCTCGAGGTGACCGAAAATCGCACAGAGGTCTGCCAGTATTTCGCGTTCTATTTTGATGTTGCATCACCCGAAACACATCCTGACCTCTGGAAAAAACTCGTAAATGACTTTGGCCCGCAGCGAAGCAAGACAAAAGCTTTTCCCGAGATCCATCCAGCCAATGCCTTCGTAGGCAACTACCTTCGCATGGAGCTGTTGAGTGAGCGGAGTCTTACAAAGCAGCTCCGTTCAGAGCTTACCTCCTACTTTCTGGAAATGGCTGAAACAACCGGCACTCTCTGGGAGAACATGAGCCCGGCCGCAAGCTGCAATCACGGCTTCGCTTCCCATGTCGCCCACTGCCTGTACCGCGATATACTGGGCGTTCGTAATGTAGATATACCCAGCAAGACTGTCACTCTTCGATTGCAGAATATGGGCCTGGAGTTTTGTACCGGCCAGATTCCTACACCTAATGGAGTTATATCCATATCATGGAAGGAAGATGCATCAGGTGGTTTTTCGGCCAATATAGAACTGCCGCGTGAATATGATCTTGAGCTGGATCCTCGTTGCAGCCCCGAATTCCGTATTTCATGCAACGGAAAACCACTTCTTGATCGTTAA
- a CDS encoding glycoside hydrolase 100 family protein has product MNNHQWLEIENAREAAVKVLMNNMHGPCRGLPKTSAWGYYQPYTRDMMICSLGFLLSGRQELIDSLRQMLEVAARNQTSLGHITSLIHDPEDRGASDCTPLFLLGAGLYRQFTNQPDFISPAVQKALTWMMYQSPNDRVLVSQLPTSDWRDEQWVLGYGLFVNTILYACLRLFDHDGRAEQLLWEMNHFTINDHEKCGHVHEGLLLKRKPYYAMWSYKIFRSERFDLLGNSLAILTGMASLSRSRSILAWIEAECRALKEQNKLAVDLCPNLFPYIQPEDPDWQPRYDEFNRPGDYHNGGIWPFIAGFHIAALVAAGRMRMASRKLIALTELIKQKTHPKIEYGFNEWHNAFTGSPCGQDWQSWSAAMYIYAVECVKTGSTPFFDRIRIASGWKDVEKWLQRSIQHAVT; this is encoded by the coding sequence GCCCTATACACGCGATATGATGATCTGTTCGCTGGGTTTCCTTCTATCAGGCAGACAGGAGCTAATCGATTCCTTGAGACAGATGCTCGAAGTGGCCGCCCGCAATCAGACCTCTTTGGGACATATTACTTCTTTGATCCACGATCCCGAAGATCGCGGTGCAAGTGACTGTACTCCTCTGTTTCTTCTAGGTGCCGGCCTATATCGTCAATTCACCAATCAGCCCGACTTTATTTCACCAGCGGTACAAAAGGCTCTTACCTGGATGATGTATCAGAGCCCCAATGATCGTGTTCTGGTTTCACAGCTACCTACAAGCGACTGGCGGGACGAGCAGTGGGTACTTGGCTACGGCTTGTTCGTGAATACCATCCTCTATGCATGCCTGCGGCTCTTCGACCATGACGGCCGTGCCGAGCAACTGCTCTGGGAAATGAACCATTTTACTATTAATGATCACGAAAAATGCGGACATGTACACGAAGGCCTTTTGCTTAAGCGCAAACCTTATTACGCCATGTGGTCCTATAAGATATTCCGCAGTGAACGTTTTGATCTCTTGGGTAACAGTCTTGCTATCCTCACGGGCATGGCCTCGCTGTCCCGCTCACGAAGTATCCTTGCCTGGATCGAAGCTGAATGCCGCGCCCTCAAAGAACAAAACAAACTTGCCGTCGATCTATGTCCCAATCTATTTCCTTATATCCAGCCTGAAGATCCTGACTGGCAGCCCCGCTACGATGAATTTAACCGCCCGGGAGATTACCACAACGGCGGCATCTGGCCCTTTATCGCAGGATTCCACATTGCTGCACTTGTCGCGGCAGGGCGAATGAGAATGGCAAGCCGTAAGCTTATCGCACTGACTGAGCTTATAAAGCAGAAAACACATCCAAAAATCGAATACGGCTTTAATGAATGGCACAATGCCTTTACCGGAAGTCCCTGCGGGCAGGACTGGCAAAGCTGGTCCGCTGCAATGTATATTTACGCCGTCGAATGTGTCAAAACTGGTTCTACTCCTTTCTTCGACCGGATCCGTATCGCCAGCGGCTGGAAAGATGTTGAAAAATGGCTACAGAGATCAATTCAGCACGCTGTCACATGA